The following are from one region of the Candidatus Trichorickettsia mobilis genome:
- a CDS encoding glycosyltransferase family 4 protein produces MTSHIVQLSALFLLALAGSCIITKLLIKQLWLFGIVDKPDNRRVHQVTTPRGGGLAMVLVLIVLGSTFEYFFFNQMTGIFKLLPLFLIIALVSFLDDIRAISVLTRFIIHLVCSALAVLLFLYPATLLHQEVPVFIDFIFATIALTAFLNIYNFLDGIDGITAVESIHLSITILLLCYLKYEIILNVKLIIVIAVILLACSISFLIFNWSPAQIFIGDVGSIGLGFLIGICLLLISASSARLFAAASIASLYYLADGGLTILIRLINRERIWQPHLKHFFQQAIRNGFTNKQVVWRIIFCNLLLMIFAISALYYPALSIMCAILVVMTTLVSFSSKK; encoded by the coding sequence ATGACTTCTCATATTGTACAATTAAGTGCATTATTTTTGTTGGCTTTAGCAGGATCTTGCATCATCACCAAATTACTAATTAAACAATTATGGTTATTTGGTATAGTAGATAAGCCTGATAATCGAAGAGTTCATCAAGTAACTACGCCACGCGGCGGCGGGCTTGCTATGGTACTGGTACTAATTGTTTTGGGAAGCACATTCGAGTATTTTTTTTTCAATCAAATGACTGGTATTTTTAAGTTATTACCATTATTTTTAATAATTGCTCTAGTATCATTTTTAGACGACATAAGGGCTATTTCAGTATTAACAAGATTTATCATTCATTTAGTTTGTTCAGCATTAGCGGTCTTGTTATTTTTATACCCAGCAACTTTATTGCATCAAGAAGTACCAGTATTTATAGATTTTATCTTTGCAACAATAGCACTCACCGCATTTCTAAATATTTATAATTTCTTAGATGGTATTGATGGCATTACCGCAGTAGAATCAATTCATTTATCAATAACCATATTGTTACTGTGCTATTTGAAATATGAGATAATCCTCAACGTAAAGCTTATAATAGTTATTGCAGTAATATTACTTGCATGCTCTATAAGTTTTTTAATATTTAACTGGTCTCCAGCTCAAATATTTATTGGTGATGTTGGTAGTATTGGCCTTGGTTTTCTAATAGGAATATGTCTGCTATTAATTTCAGCTTCAAGTGCGCGCCTATTCGCCGCAGCAAGCATTGCTAGCCTTTATTATTTAGCTGATGGCGGTTTAACTATACTAATTAGATTGATTAATAGAGAAAGAATCTGGCAACCACATTTAAAACATTTCTTTCAACAAGCAATAAGAAATGGTTTTACCAATAAGCAAGTAGTGTGGCGAATAATATTTTGCAATTTATTATTAATGATATTTGCGATTAGTGCCTTATACTATCCGGCATTATCTATTATGTGTGCTATATTAGTAGTAATGACTACGCTAGTCAGTTTCAGCAGCAAAAAATGA
- the radC gene encoding RadC family protein: protein MQDNQLQPHYIGHRSRLRQKVLDHQLDSFADYELLELLLFTAIPRRDVKPIAKKLLNQFGGLSNLINTDKDKLLLIEGINKNFCTNLYVVRELLNRVLKQKIVNNNIIGCWSDLLDYLKSTMGSLKIEQFKVLFLNKKNILIADELMSVGTIDQAAVYPREIIKRALFHEAGAIILTHNHPSGSPTPSKSDLELTKKIVEVCSAVSISVHDHVIIAGGEYYSFKSNLLL from the coding sequence ATGCAAGATAATCAATTGCAACCTCATTATATTGGTCACCGATCACGGTTACGGCAAAAAGTCTTAGATCATCAGCTAGACAGTTTTGCAGATTATGAATTATTGGAATTATTACTGTTCACAGCTATTCCTAGACGAGATGTTAAACCTATCGCTAAAAAATTACTAAACCAATTTGGTGGGTTATCTAATTTAATTAATACTGATAAAGATAAATTATTATTAATTGAAGGTATTAATAAAAATTTTTGTACCAACCTTTATGTGGTACGTGAACTTCTCAATAGAGTATTAAAACAAAAAATTGTAAATAATAATATTATTGGTTGCTGGAGCGACCTACTTGACTATTTAAAATCAACAATGGGAAGTTTAAAAATTGAACAGTTTAAAGTACTATTTCTAAATAAGAAAAATATTTTGATTGCTGATGAGTTAATGTCGGTAGGTACTATTGATCAAGCAGCAGTATATCCTAGAGAAATCATTAAACGTGCTTTATTTCATGAAGCTGGAGCAATTATACTGACTCATAATCATCCTAGTGGTAGTCCCACACCATCAAAAAGCGATTTAGAACTAACCAAAAAAATAGTAGAAGTTTGTAGCGCCGTTAGTATTTCTGTCCATGACCATGTCATTATTGCTGGTGGAGAATATTATAGCTTTAAGTCAAACTTATTATTATGA
- the map gene encoding type I methionyl aminopeptidase → MAITIHSAEDFAKMRIAGKLAAETLDFITDHVYPGVTTNHLNDLCHDFIIAHKAIPAPLNYRGFPKSICTSVNHVVCHGIPNDRQLKDGDIVNIDVTVIVDGWHGDNSRMYYVGNIGIKQKRLIQITYEAMMLGIEQVKPGAHLGDIGHAIQSYAEKNNYSVVRDYTGHGVGKIFHTEPTVFHHGTKGTGAILKEGMFFTIEPMINAGAPDTILSRLDGWTVTTRDKSLSAQFEHTIGVTQTGYEIFTLSPKNLHYPPYAR, encoded by the coding sequence ATGGCTATTACGATTCATTCCGCAGAAGATTTTGCTAAGATGCGAATAGCAGGAAAATTAGCTGCGGAAACATTAGATTTTATTACTGATCATGTATATCCAGGAGTAACGACAAATCATTTAAATGATTTGTGTCATGATTTCATTATTGCTCATAAAGCTATTCCAGCACCATTAAACTACCGTGGATTCCCGAAATCAATTTGTACTTCAGTAAATCATGTAGTGTGTCATGGTATTCCAAATGATCGACAATTAAAAGATGGTGATATTGTTAATATTGATGTTACTGTCATTGTTGATGGCTGGCATGGGGATAATAGTCGAATGTATTATGTTGGCAACATTGGTATTAAACAAAAACGTCTGATTCAGATTACTTATGAAGCGATGATGCTAGGCATAGAACAGGTAAAACCAGGAGCACATCTTGGTGATATAGGACATGCAATCCAAAGCTATGCTGAAAAGAATAATTATTCTGTAGTTAGAGATTATACAGGTCATGGTGTCGGAAAGATCTTTCATACCGAGCCGACAGTATTTCACCACGGAACGAAGGGTACTGGAGCAATTTTAAAGGAAGGTATGTTTTTTACCATTGAGCCGATGATCAATGCTGGGGCTCCTGATACTATCTTAAGTCGCTTGGATGGTTGGACTGTTACTACACGTGATAAATCTTTATCAGCACAGTTTGAACATACTATCGGCGTAACTCAAACTGGTTACGAAATATTTACCTTATCACCAAAAAATCTGCATTACCCTCCATATGCAAGATAA
- the blaOXA gene encoding class D beta-lactamase, which produces MKKAILFLSAIVLFSTQVIAETKCFLVKENNKVIKQEGNCRTRHAPESTFKIPLSLMGYDAGVLENETHPEWPFEEGYDLFINVCKGAHNPRTWMRDSCVWYSQVLTQKLGMEKFTDYVVKFNYGNQDVSGDKGKNNGLTNSWLSSSLEISPEEQTIFLQKLVDHALPASEKSYSMTKNIMFREELSGGWKLYGKTGNGRLLNLDRTKKLELQHGWFVGWIEKDGRIIIFASHITDDKKQDTFASFRARDEARNKLWKLIDELEK; this is translated from the coding sequence ATGAAAAAAGCTATTTTATTCTTAAGTGCTATAGTGTTATTTAGTACTCAGGTAATAGCAGAAACAAAATGCTTTTTAGTTAAAGAAAATAACAAAGTCATCAAACAAGAGGGGAACTGTAGAACGCGCCATGCCCCTGAATCCACTTTCAAGATTCCTCTCAGTCTGATGGGTTACGACGCTGGAGTCTTAGAGAATGAAACTCATCCTGAGTGGCCGTTTGAAGAAGGTTATGATCTTTTTATTAATGTTTGCAAGGGAGCTCATAATCCTAGAACATGGATGAGAGATAGTTGCGTTTGGTATTCCCAAGTTTTAACGCAAAAACTTGGAATGGAGAAATTTACAGATTATGTCGTAAAATTTAACTATGGGAATCAAGATGTTTCAGGAGATAAAGGCAAAAATAATGGACTAACCAACTCGTGGCTGTCAAGTTCTCTTGAAATTTCACCTGAAGAACAAACGATATTTTTACAAAAATTAGTTGATCACGCATTGCCTGCGAGTGAAAAATCTTATTCCATGACAAAAAATATCATGTTTAGAGAAGAATTGTCAGGAGGGTGGAAGCTTTATGGAAAAACAGGAAATGGTCGGCTACTAAACTTGGATAGAACTAAAAAATTAGAGCTACAGCATGGCTGGTTTGTTGGTTGGATTGAAAAAGACGGGCGAATCATTATATTTGCAAGCCACATTACAGATGATAAAAAACAAGACACTTTTGCAAGTTTTAGAGCGAGAGATGAAGCAAGAAACAAATTGTGGAAATTAATTGATGAGTTAGAAAAATAA
- the gatB gene encoding Asp-tRNA(Asn)/Glu-tRNA(Gln) amidotransferase subunit GatB yields the protein MAYVIGDWEYVIGLEVHAQISSKSKLFSGSSTSFGATPNSQVSLVDAAMPGMLPVLNEYCVHQAIKTGLALNAKINLYSVFDRKNYFYPDLPQGYQISQFYQPIVQNGQITITLEDGTAKTIRINRLHLEQDAGKSLHDQSPTSSFIDLNRCGIALMEIVTEPDMSSPFEAAEYVKKLRSILRCIGSCDGDMEKGSLRCDANVSVRKAGAPLGTRCEIKNINSVRHIAKAIEFEALRQVSILENNGIIAQETRLFDADTGETRTMRLKEDSQDYRYFPDPDLLPVKLLPELVDDIAKTLPELPDAKMTRYVKELAISNYDAEVIVMDEAVAKYFEAAIKIANPKIVANWITSELFGKLNKNNIELSECKITPLMLGNMVKLIEDEVISGKIAKTVFEIMFDNGTSPQQIIEEQGLVQVSNQDEILLVINQVLEDNVESVIAYKNGKEKLFGFFVGQIMKKTNGKANPSLVNELLKNQLLAN from the coding sequence ATGGCTTACGTCATCGGAGACTGGGAATACGTAATCGGGCTTGAAGTTCACGCACAAATATCATCTAAATCCAAACTTTTTTCAGGTAGCTCTACTTCGTTCGGAGCAACGCCAAATTCCCAAGTATCATTAGTAGATGCAGCGATGCCAGGAATGTTGCCGGTATTAAATGAATATTGTGTACATCAGGCCATCAAAACCGGTTTGGCTTTAAATGCTAAAATTAATTTATATTCAGTATTTGACCGTAAGAATTACTTCTATCCGGATTTGCCTCAAGGTTATCAAATTTCACAATTTTATCAACCGATAGTACAGAATGGCCAAATCACTATTACTCTTGAAGACGGAACGGCAAAAACTATTAGAATAAACCGCTTACATCTTGAACAAGATGCAGGAAAGAGTTTACATGATCAGTCTCCTACTTCAAGCTTTATTGATTTAAATCGCTGTGGTATCGCTTTAATGGAAATAGTTACTGAGCCGGATATGAGCTCTCCATTTGAGGCAGCAGAATATGTAAAGAAGCTTAGAAGTATATTGCGTTGCATTGGTAGTTGCGATGGCGATATGGAAAAAGGATCATTGCGTTGTGATGCGAATGTATCAGTACGCAAAGCCGGTGCGCCGCTTGGCACTAGATGTGAGATCAAAAACATAAATTCTGTGCGTCATATTGCCAAAGCCATAGAATTTGAAGCGCTGCGTCAGGTGAGTATTTTAGAAAATAATGGTATAATTGCACAGGAAACCAGATTGTTCGATGCTGACACCGGCGAGACCAGAACTATGAGATTAAAGGAAGACTCTCAGGATTATCGTTATTTTCCTGACCCTGATTTATTGCCGGTAAAATTATTACCAGAGCTGGTTGATGATATTGCTAAAACATTGCCAGAATTACCTGATGCTAAAATGACCAGATATGTCAAAGAGTTAGCTATTAGTAATTATGATGCTGAAGTGATTGTAATGGATGAAGCAGTAGCTAAATATTTTGAAGCAGCAATAAAAATTGCTAATCCCAAAATCGTAGCTAACTGGATCACTAGCGAATTATTCGGCAAGCTAAATAAAAATAATATAGAATTATCAGAGTGTAAGATTACGCCGTTAATGCTTGGGAATATGGTTAAATTGATTGAAGATGAGGTGATTTCCGGGAAAATTGCCAAAACTGTCTTTGAAATCATGTTTGATAATGGTACTTCGCCACAACAAATTATTGAAGAACAAGGGTTGGTACAAGTTTCCAATCAAGATGAGATTTTGTTGGTTATCAATCAGGTATTAGAAGATAATGTAGAATCTGTAATTGCATATAAAAATGGTAAAGAAAAGCTATTTGGCTTTTTTGTTGGTCAAATAATGAAAAAAACCAATGGTAAGGCAAATCCATCATTGGTTAATGAGTTGTTGAAGAACCAATTATTGGCAAATTAA
- the gatA gene encoding Asp-tRNA(Asn)/Glu-tRNA(Gln) amidotransferase subunit GatA: MDELTKLTISQALSGLQNKQFSSVELTEAHINRIIQHRKLNAYITETLELALEQANVADQHYRVQQARKLEGIPVAVKDLFCTKGVKTTAASKILANFVPTYESRVSQNIKDQGTIMLGKANMDEFAMGSANITSHFGNVINPWRANNTTQDLVPGGSSGGSAAAVASFTAMAALGSDTGGSVRQPAAFTGIVGMKPTYGRCSRWGMIAFASSLDQAGIFTRTIEDTARMLEVMMGFDDLDSTSIDTPVPELVSACSKSVKGMKIGVPMSLMTAPGIAAEIINMWQETITILKQEGVEIINIDLSHSNYAIPTYYVIASAEASSNLARYDGIRYGHRTKEERISIDELYSLTRSEGFGAEVKRRIMIGTYVLSAAFMDAYYLKAQKVRRLIANDFKTAFTTVDAIILPSAPSAAFGVNERQDNPVTMYLNDIFTIPASLAGLPCISVPAALSAHGLPLGMQIIGSTLDEYNVLKVAAAIERTRSNVNFIPGGF; the protein is encoded by the coding sequence ATGGATGAACTAACAAAATTAACGATTAGCCAAGCTTTAAGTGGTTTACAAAATAAGCAGTTTTCAAGTGTAGAACTAACTGAGGCTCATATTAATCGGATAATTCAACATAGAAAATTAAATGCCTATATTACAGAGACATTAGAGCTTGCTCTAGAGCAAGCTAATGTTGCTGATCAACATTACCGAGTTCAACAAGCTCGTAAGCTTGAGGGTATTCCTGTAGCCGTTAAAGATTTATTTTGTACTAAAGGAGTTAAAACTACTGCTGCTTCTAAGATACTTGCTAATTTTGTGCCGACATATGAATCCAGAGTTAGTCAGAATATTAAAGATCAAGGAACAATCATGCTGGGTAAAGCTAATATGGATGAATTTGCTATGGGTTCAGCGAATATTACCAGCCATTTTGGTAACGTTATTAATCCATGGCGAGCAAATAATACTACTCAAGATTTGGTGCCAGGTGGTTCATCAGGCGGTTCTGCTGCAGCAGTTGCCAGTTTTACTGCCATGGCTGCGCTAGGTAGCGATACTGGTGGTTCCGTTCGTCAACCTGCGGCATTTACTGGTATAGTAGGTATGAAACCTACATATGGTCGTTGTTCTAGATGGGGAATGATTGCTTTTGCAAGCTCTCTTGATCAGGCCGGGATTTTTACCAGGACTATAGAAGATACTGCTCGAATGTTAGAAGTAATGATGGGATTTGATGACCTGGATTCAACTTCGATAGATACACCAGTACCAGAACTTGTATCTGCATGTAGCAAATCAGTAAAAGGTATGAAGATAGGGGTGCCAATGAGTTTGATGACTGCTCCAGGAATTGCAGCAGAGATCATTAATATGTGGCAGGAAACCATTACCATCCTTAAACAAGAAGGAGTAGAAATTATTAATATCGATTTGTCGCACTCTAACTATGCCATTCCTACCTACTATGTTATCGCTTCTGCTGAAGCTTCATCAAATCTTGCCAGATATGACGGTATTCGCTACGGTCATCGAACGAAAGAGGAGCGAATAAGCATTGATGAACTTTATTCTTTAACACGCTCAGAAGGATTCGGTGCCGAAGTAAAACGTCGAATAATGATTGGCACTTATGTATTATCAGCAGCATTTATGGATGCTTATTATTTAAAGGCACAAAAAGTACGCAGGTTAATTGCCAATGATTTTAAAACAGCTTTTACTACAGTTGATGCAATAATACTACCGTCAGCACCGTCAGCTGCTTTTGGCGTTAACGAAAGACAAGATAATCCGGTAACTATGTATTTAAATGATATATTCACTATACCGGCTAGTCTTGCTGGTCTGCCATGTATCTCTGTACCAGCTGCTCTTTCTGCGCATGGATTGCCCTTAGGGATGCAAATTATTGGCTCTACTCTTGACGAATATAATGTTCTCAAAGTGGCTGCAGCCATTGAGCGCACAAGAAGCAATGTCAATTTTATACCGGGAGGGTTCTAA
- the gatC gene encoding Asp-tRNA(Asn)/Glu-tRNA(Gln) amidotransferase subunit GatC, whose protein sequence is MITPNDVTKIAKLAKLHFTTDEITNFAKELTEIMEMIDTLNEVDCSNITPLTSACDITPRMRQDVVTSASIADELFANVPDNNANFAKEIKCYIVPKILE, encoded by the coding sequence ATGATTACTCCTAATGACGTTACCAAAATCGCAAAATTAGCCAAATTACATTTTACTACTGACGAGATTACAAATTTTGCCAAAGAATTAACTGAGATCATGGAGATGATAGATACATTAAATGAAGTTGATTGTAGTAATATTACTCCCCTAACTTCTGCTTGTGATATAACACCAAGAATGCGTCAAGATGTTGTTACGAGTGCTAGTATTGCCGATGAATTGTTTGCTAATGTTCCTGATAATAATGCAAATTTTGCCAAAGAAATTAAGTGTTATATAGTTCCTAAAATATTAGAGTAA
- a CDS encoding outer membrane protein assembly factor BamE, translating to MKIFIPILTLISMLLFTSSCQTLDVRGQYVDDSTVNKLENKNLTKAGVEELIGTPTIIPDYTPDTWYYVHRFMGKRAWFQPKTIEQRIVKIKFTKDDIIEEVVVLNDNHTEDIEVVSEYTKAYGTEQNGIQTFIKNIGRFNKTTDGKKKRSKK from the coding sequence ATGAAAATTTTTATTCCTATACTAACCTTAATATCAATGTTGTTATTTACTAGTAGCTGTCAAACACTAGATGTAAGAGGACAATATGTTGACGATAGTACTGTCAATAAATTAGAAAACAAGAACTTAACTAAAGCGGGGGTAGAAGAGTTAATCGGTACTCCAACTATTATTCCGGATTACACTCCAGATACTTGGTATTACGTACATAGGTTTATGGGAAAACGCGCCTGGTTTCAACCAAAAACTATTGAACAACGAATTGTAAAAATAAAATTTACTAAAGATGATATTATCGAAGAAGTCGTAGTATTAAATGATAACCACACAGAAGATATTGAAGTGGTAAGTGAATATACTAAAGCTTATGGTACAGAACAGAACGGCATTCAAACTTTTATTAAGAATATTGGTAGATTTAATAAGACTACTGATGGCAAGAAGAAACGTAGTAAAAAATAA
- the rpmF gene encoding 50S ribosomal protein L32 produces MAVPKKKTSKSRRNMRRAHHALGKINVVVDSRTGEYKLPHHMSLIDGTYNERLVIAKKIATDEAV; encoded by the coding sequence ATGGCAGTACCAAAAAAGAAAACATCAAAATCACGTCGTAACATGCGTCGTGCTCATCATGCATTAGGTAAGATCAATGTGGTAGTTGATAGTCGTACTGGTGAATATAAGCTACCACATCATATGTCATTAATTGATGGAACATATAATGAGCGATTAGTGATTGCTAAAAAAATAGCTACTGATGAAGCAGTTTGA
- a CDS encoding beta-ketoacyl-ACP synthase III, translating into MTCKIIGCGGYLPKKIVSNLDLESFVDTTDEWIKSRTGILQRHLAASDEYTSHLAFKAAEHALQDANLLPTDIDLIIVCTTTPDNSFPSTATKVQGYFALKNTPSFDLQAVCSGFIYGLQIADSLVASGKYNTILLICAEKMSSLLDWSDRSTCVLFGDGAGAVVLQRKSASDNRSLVVSPGTEMNSGIIDSQIYSDGSYGDLLYTDGGVSSNGQSGKIKMKGPALFKNAVEKMTDSVIEILVKNNLTIDDISYFIPHQANIRIIQSIVERLNINENKVIKTIAKHANCSASSIPLALSELKSSEALNEGDIILFTAFGAGLTWGSALYTW; encoded by the coding sequence ATGACGTGTAAAATTATTGGATGTGGTGGCTATTTACCAAAAAAAATAGTAAGTAACCTAGATCTAGAGTCGTTTGTTGATACTACAGATGAGTGGATAAAATCAAGAACCGGAATTTTACAAAGACATCTAGCAGCTAGTGATGAATATACTTCACATTTGGCATTCAAAGCTGCTGAACATGCTTTGCAAGACGCCAATTTACTACCTACTGATATTGATTTAATCATTGTTTGTACAACAACGCCGGATAATAGTTTTCCCTCTACTGCTACTAAAGTACAAGGATATTTTGCATTAAAAAATACTCCCTCATTTGATCTACAAGCAGTATGTTCTGGTTTTATTTATGGGCTACAAATAGCCGATAGTCTAGTGGCATCTGGAAAATATAATACCATATTACTAATTTGCGCAGAAAAAATGTCATCTTTATTAGATTGGAGTGATCGAAGTACTTGCGTATTATTTGGTGATGGTGCTGGAGCAGTAGTGCTACAACGTAAGAGCGCCTCTGATAACCGATCATTAGTTGTATCTCCTGGAACAGAGATGAATTCTGGGATAATTGATAGCCAGATATATTCTGATGGTAGTTATGGCGATCTGCTATATACTGATGGCGGGGTGAGTTCTAATGGCCAAAGTGGTAAAATTAAAATGAAAGGTCCAGCTTTATTTAAAAATGCTGTAGAAAAAATGACTGATTCGGTTATCGAGATTTTAGTAAAAAACAATTTAACTATTGATGATATTAGCTATTTTATACCTCATCAAGCTAATATCAGAATTATTCAATCGATTGTTGAGCGGCTTAATATCAACGAGAATAAAGTAATAAAAACAATAGCTAAACATGCCAATTGTTCGGCATCATCAATTCCCTTGGCTCTCTCTGAATTAAAATCCTCAGAGGCACTAAACGAAGGCGATATTATCCTTTTTACAGCTTTTGGGGCGGGGTTAACTTGGGGGTCTGCGCTATATACTTGGTGA